A portion of the Oncorhynchus nerka isolate Pitt River linkage group LG27, Oner_Uvic_2.0, whole genome shotgun sequence genome contains these proteins:
- the LOC115112254 gene encoding LOW QUALITY PROTEIN: ubiquitin carboxyl-terminal hydrolase 10-like (The sequence of the model RefSeq protein was modified relative to this genomic sequence to represent the inferred CDS: inserted 1 base in 1 codon), protein MASQSNVNQYIFGEFSPDEINQFFVTPRCYVELPPFNDKVSCVSQSSGSYCTPAVPYIAESMRRQVCGEDYQRIEFGVDEVMDLEPVGVKDPLFKVSSTLNPQAPEFILGCQPSQKVPQTATALSPAADVPDGAQYNSLDEPDGPDGPDSEPSAMDGNQNCQDGDGGLGQRERKKKKKRPPGYYNYLEGSGPNSGGMGVDGPPGKGLVNGHVLSGPHLGSQDMVGKVLSGGGLSTSAPVATAAANQRTCDSPDESSLDFTSGAASLSDGKDAASSSSSSSSQSSGVAEGGRTAEQQPENMAPESPELLGSGGHSPCPTSPPPPSVAVASPPATIATATTEEEEETRDSGVANGLAEPHAGISADRHKEASETLEQPQQQSPAPSVEPASSPDSEAQPAVAEQPKSPAPPAAPAANXLKSWASLFHNSKPLPGSPQAYVEVKNVVEVVAPSLAAVEQHEKAGEVKENPVHVSEDPMAPKLAELIENVKLIHKPVSLQPRGLINRGNWCYINATLQALIACPPMYHLFKSIPLFNDTQRPCTSTPMMDNFVRLVNEFNNMPVPSKAKQQAAGEKIIKDIRPGAPFEPNYIYRLLTLIKSSLSEKGRQEDAEEYLGFTLNGLHEEMLALKKLISPQEEKAPTPNGPESQSGVDDAAADKEEGSEDEWEQVGPRNKTSITRQADFVRTPITDIFGGHIRSVVYQQNSKESATLQPFFTLQLDIQSEKIRTVQEALETLVARESVQGYTTKTKQEIEISRRVTLEELPPVLVLHLKRFVFEKTGGCQKLIKNIDYPVDLEISKDLLSSGVRSKIFKGQRTYRLFAVVYHHGNSATGGHYTTDVFHIGLNGWLRIDDQSVKVINQYQVVKQTAERTAYLLYYRRVDLL, encoded by the exons TACATCTTCGGGGAGTTCAGCCCTGATGAGATCAATCAGTTCTTCGTGACTCCACGATGTTATGTTGAG CTTCCCCCCTTCAATGACAAAGTCTCCTGCGTCAGTCAGTCTTCAG GAAGTTACTGCACTCCTGCTGTGCCTTACATTGCGGAGTCTATGAGACGGCAGGTTTGCG GCGAAGACTACCAGCGCATAGAGTTTGGTGTGGATGAGGTGATGGACTTGGAGCCTGTGGGAGTGAAGGATCCTCTCTTCAAGGTGTCTAGCACTCTGAACCCCCAGGCTCCAGAGTTCATCCTGGGATGCCAGCCGTCTCAGAAGGTCCCGCAGACAGCCACAGCCCTCTCTCCGGCAGCAGACGTCCCAGACGGAGCACAATACAACTCACTGGACGAACCGGACGGACCTGATGGCCCAGACTCTGAGCCCTCCGCCATGGACGGCAACCAGAACTGCCAGGatggggacgggggcctgggcCAGCGGGAGAGGAAGAAAAAGAAAAAGCGCCCGCCAGGATACTACAACTACTTGGAGGGCTCAGGTCCCAATAGCGGTGGCATGGGAGTGGACGGGCCTCCTGGAAAGGGGTTGGTGAATGGACATGTTCTTAGCGGCCCTCACCTCGGGTCGCAGGACATGGTTGGTAAGGTGTTGTCAGGGGGCGGACTTTCCACCTCAGCCCCTGTCGCTACGGCAGCAGCGAATCAGAGGACTTGTGATAGCCCTGATGAATCGTCTTTGGACTTCACGAGTGGAGCTGCCTCTTTATCAGATGGTAAAGACGcagcctcctcctcttcttcctcctcctctcagagcAGTGGGGTGGCAGAGGGAGGCAGAACTGCAGAGCAGCAGCCTGAGAACATGGCTCCAGAGAGCCCTGAACTGCTGGGCAGCGGTGGGCACAGCCCCtgccccacctcccctcctcccccctcggTTGCTGTGGCCAGCCCCCCTGCCACcattgctactgctactactgaagaagaggaggagactaGGGACAGTGGGGTGGCTAATGGGCTGGCTGAGCCCCATGCTGGCATCAGTGCAGACAGACACAAGGAGGCCTCTGAGACGTTGGAGCAGCCCCAGCAGCAGTCCCCAGCTCCCTCAGTGGAGCCTGCTTCCTCCCCAGACTCTGAGGCCCAGCCGGCGGTGGCAGAGCAGCCTAAGTCGCCTGCCCCTCCGGCTGCGCCCGCTGCCA CCCTCAAATCCTGGGCTAGCCTCTTCCACAACTCCAAGCCTCTGCCTGGAAGCCCTCAGGCCTATGTGGAGGTGAAGAATGTGGTAGAGGTCGTGGCTCCCTCCCTGGCTGCTGTGGAGCAGCATGAGAAGGCTGGGGAGGTGAAGGAAAACCCTGTCCATGTATCAGAGGATCCCATGGCCCCTAAACTTGCAG AACTAATTGAGAATGTGAAGTTGATACACAAACCAGTGTCTTTGCAACCAAGAGGACTGATCAACAGGGGAAACTGGTGCTATATCAACGCT ACATTGCAGGCCCTGATTGCTTGCCCCCCCATGTATCACCTGTTTAAGTCCATTCCCCTGTTCAATGACACCCAGAGACCCTGTACTTCCACACCCATGATGGACAACTT TGTAAGGCTTgtcaatgagttcaacaatatGCCTGTGCCATCCAAAGCCAAGCAGCAAG CTGCTGGTGAAAAGATAATAAAAGACATTCGACCAGGTGCTCCTTTTGAACCCAACTACATCTACAGACTCCTCACCCTCATCAAGTCGAGTCTCTCTGAGAAG GGTCGACAGGAGGATGCGGAGGAGTACCTGGGTTTCACCCTCAACGGACTGCACGAGGAGATGCTGGCTTTGAAAAAGCTAATCTCCCCTCAGGAAGAGA AAGCCCCCACACCCAACGGCCCAGAGTCCCAGTCAGGTGTGGATGATGCTGCTGCTGATAAGGAGGAGGGGAGCGAGGACGAATGGGAGCAAGTGGGCCCCCGAAACAAGACCTCCATTACCCGTCAAGCTGACTTTGTCCGCACCCCTATCACTGACATATTTGGAGGGCACATCCG GTCGGTGGTGTACCAGCAGAACTCTAAGGAGTCAGCCACCCTGCAGCCCTTCTTCACCCTGCAGCTGGACATCCAGTCAGAGAAGATCCGCACCGTTCAGGAGGCCCTGGAGACCCTGGTGGCACGGGAGTCAGTTCAGGGCTACACCACTAAAACCAAGCAGGAG ATTGAGATCAGCCGGAGAGTGACCCTAGAGGAGCTCCCTCCAGTGCTGGTGCTCCATCTCAAGAGATTTGTGTTtgagaagactggaggctgtcaGAAACTGATCAAGAACATTGATTACCCTGTAGACCTGGAGATCAGCAAAG ATCTCCTCTCTTCAGGGGTGCGGAGCAAAATTTTCAAAGGCCAAAGAACCTACAGGCTCTTTGCAG TTGTCTATCACCATGGGAACAGCGCTACAGGCGGCCATTACACCACGGATGTCTTCCACATCGGTCTGAACGGCTGGCTGCGCATTGACGACCAGTCAGTGAAGGTCATCAACCAGTACCAGGTGGTGAAGCAGACTGCTGAGCGCACTGCCTACCTGCTGTACTACCGTCGCGTCGACCTGCTGTAG